A genomic window from Actinomycetaceae bacterium MB13-C1-2 includes:
- a CDS encoding DUF5926 family protein, with the protein MGKASRRKKITPAKAAAYRPPIAFVERPFEGIAVERELVAMRELIPCAILAAKTNKDLGGTEFDFVTLLPDGAPAMVRSDGRILVGLQTRFNTGDLSHDLGGALQAAIELKQAGEDGVVAIDVRDPAPRLQELLDESFLRTVASDDESPMQITEDFSYWFDPDEEHDADTLAALEQNREDMVPTEEVPGVPGMYWCQMNNNFIRYVTNVPEDKLFTALARVQSDGGASVGEGSRFVGAFRACGIAIPVFQVAPDVTAAQLAEPAAKLQKALEVALASKEPLNDDQKRVRAGLISRQVTIR; encoded by the coding sequence ATGGGTAAAGCAAGCCGACGTAAGAAGATAACTCCAGCCAAGGCCGCCGCATACCGGCCTCCAATCGCGTTTGTCGAACGCCCCTTCGAGGGAATCGCCGTTGAACGCGAACTGGTCGCTATGCGTGAACTTATTCCCTGCGCGATCCTTGCGGCTAAGACAAACAAGGATCTGGGGGGAACAGAGTTCGATTTCGTTACCTTGCTTCCCGATGGCGCGCCCGCCATGGTCCGTAGCGACGGTCGAATTCTGGTTGGCCTTCAGACTCGGTTCAACACAGGTGATCTGTCACATGACCTGGGCGGTGCGCTTCAAGCGGCCATTGAGCTTAAGCAGGCGGGCGAGGATGGAGTTGTTGCGATTGATGTTCGTGACCCCGCTCCTAGACTTCAAGAACTGCTGGACGAGTCCTTCCTTCGCACGGTCGCTTCAGATGACGAGAGCCCGATGCAGATCACCGAGGATTTCTCCTATTGGTTCGACCCGGACGAGGAGCACGACGCCGATACCCTCGCCGCGCTTGAGCAGAACCGCGAGGACATGGTCCCAACGGAAGAGGTTCCGGGCGTACCCGGCATGTACTGGTGCCAGATGAACAATAACTTCATCCGCTACGTAACGAATGTGCCCGAAGACAAACTGTTCACCGCCCTCGCTCGCGTTCAGTCTGATGGCGGAGCAAGCGTTGGTGAGGGATCGCGTTTCGTCGGGGCATTTCGTGCGTGCGGTATCGCAATTCCAGTTTTCCAGGTCGCCCCGGACGTTACTGCAGCGCAGTTGGCAGAGCCAGCTGCAAAGCTACAGAAGGCACTGGAGGTGGCTCTAGCTTCTAAGGAACCGCTGAACGACGACCAAAAGCGGGTTCGCGCTGGCCTGATCTCGCGGCAGGTCACCATTAGGTAG
- a CDS encoding heavy-metal-associated domain-containing protein, with protein sequence MTEVDRTVELFVNGMTCGHCVASVTEELEEVPGVKNVEVILGGDDKPSKVTVVTDILLDDEALRDAISEAGYQLTEIRRDI encoded by the coding sequence ATGACTGAGGTTGACCGCACCGTAGAACTGTTCGTCAATGGGATGACCTGTGGTCACTGCGTTGCCAGCGTGACCGAAGAACTCGAAGAAGTTCCGGGGGTAAAAAACGTCGAAGTGATTCTGGGCGGGGATGACAAACCTTCGAAAGTTACCGTGGTGACCGACATCCTCCTTGATGATGAGGCGCTCCGCGACGCGATCTCCGAAGCGGGCTATCAACTAACCGAGATTCGGAGGGATATCTAG
- a CDS encoding MFS transporter, with translation MFNRYREVLSLPGALAFSMAGVLARVPMAFVGISTILMVRFIYGSYTLAGLVSAANVIAYALCAPLLSRLVDRFGQAQVMIPSITISSLAMAGMIFSAMNVAPAPVLVAFSIINGATAGSIGALVRARWAHTVTDARQLQSAYAMEAAFDELVFVLGPVIATLLATSVHPTAGLWVALFFMVFGSLAFLLQTKTQPPANAGKKDQKRSSVMRDPAMIVLALTYIGTGALFGANDLSVVASAEAVGLSSIAGVILAAMSLGSLVSALVYGSRVWKKPLWILFTLGVGLLALGVSPFVLAPNLWVLAIMMFIAGIAIAPTMTNVNTIVQQIVPPARLTEGLTWMSTAMTFGTSLGSAVGGPVIDNYSYHGGFLVVLGFGWAMFLTAALGYKTLKKRIQTHHVPLPEEISDPV, from the coding sequence GTGTTCAACCGCTACCGTGAAGTCCTGTCTTTGCCGGGAGCCTTGGCATTCTCAATGGCCGGGGTGCTGGCCCGCGTACCAATGGCATTTGTTGGTATCTCCACCATCCTGATGGTTCGTTTCATCTACGGTAGCTACACGCTGGCGGGACTGGTTTCCGCGGCGAACGTCATTGCGTATGCGCTCTGTGCTCCGCTGTTGTCCAGGCTGGTGGACCGCTTCGGTCAGGCCCAGGTGATGATCCCCTCGATCACTATCTCGTCACTAGCGATGGCGGGCATGATCTTCTCGGCTATGAATGTGGCGCCGGCTCCGGTCCTGGTGGCGTTTTCGATCATCAATGGAGCTACTGCGGGCTCGATCGGGGCACTAGTTCGCGCCCGGTGGGCGCACACTGTCACGGACGCACGACAACTCCAGTCGGCCTACGCGATGGAGGCGGCGTTTGACGAACTCGTTTTTGTTTTGGGTCCGGTAATCGCGACTCTGCTCGCCACCAGCGTTCATCCCACGGCTGGCCTTTGGGTCGCTCTGTTTTTCATGGTCTTCGGGTCCCTGGCGTTCCTGTTGCAGACCAAGACCCAACCACCGGCCAATGCGGGAAAGAAGGACCAGAAACGCAGTTCCGTCATGCGCGATCCCGCGATGATCGTTCTAGCACTCACCTACATCGGAACTGGTGCCCTGTTTGGAGCAAACGATCTGTCAGTCGTTGCTAGCGCCGAAGCCGTCGGTCTGTCTTCCATCGCGGGAGTCATTCTGGCCGCGATGTCCCTCGGGTCATTGGTCTCAGCACTGGTGTACGGATCGCGGGTCTGGAAAAAGCCGCTTTGGATTCTGTTCACCCTCGGTGTGGGCCTACTTGCACTCGGGGTTTCCCCCTTCGTGCTGGCACCAAACCTTTGGGTTTTAGCCATCATGATGTTCATTGCCGGAATCGCAATCGCGCCGACGATGACCAACGTCAACACCATCGTTCAACAAATCGTTCCTCCAGCTCGCCTCACCGAGGGTTTGACTTGGATGTCAACCGCCATGACGTTCGGAACCTCTCTTGGATCAGCTGTGGGCGGACCGGTGATCGATAACTACTCATACCACGGAGGGTTCCTGGTGGTCCTAGGCTTCGGCTGGGCAATGTTTCTCACCGCCGCCCTGGGGTACAAAACACTTAAGAAACGCATCCAAACCCACCACGTACCCCTCCCCGAAGAAATTTCTGACCCTGTCTAG
- a CDS encoding phosphatase domain-containing protein: MRGDLLGDVLGAGGTFRYGFLAAAGWRPCVIGFGGYGSQREVRVMGRVLMTEKNLGRVWLNQRRGWRQFFDSQVPSYPVLIKAGDAIRVIEADSGGYIDQHITGHGFEPGWRDVRVHLINRGDWQKHRKRLLEGMDPDHISASKLAARAQSLGVRIDRGIDIPVRIVGDFETTGIVCDIDDTIMVSMVPHKLLALRYMLLDKVSTRQAVPGMSYFLNRLQHHLHILEPAHRETEKLPPPFLFLSNGAWNTIPVLRHFLERGEFPRSTVLLRPWGFSEIGFPTSGPANKLSHLEDLARMLPQVKWVLVGDNGQRDPEICAEFGRRWPKNLAAVAIRTLLPLEHLTSHGTMKELSRLDRANLPEGVPLIFGEDGYHLNRSASSMEFNRELIARLQA; encoded by the coding sequence ATGCGTGGCGACCTACTTGGAGATGTCCTTGGAGCGGGCGGCACTTTTAGGTACGGATTTCTGGCCGCTGCGGGTTGGCGCCCGTGTGTCATCGGCTTTGGCGGTTACGGTTCCCAGCGCGAAGTTCGGGTGATGGGCCGCGTTCTGATGACCGAGAAAAACCTAGGGCGTGTTTGGCTGAACCAAAGACGCGGATGGAGACAGTTCTTCGATTCTCAGGTTCCCAGCTACCCAGTCCTAATTAAGGCCGGCGATGCTATCCGAGTGATCGAAGCCGATAGTGGTGGATACATCGACCAACACATTACCGGTCACGGGTTCGAGCCAGGATGGCGTGACGTTCGGGTCCACTTGATCAACCGAGGCGACTGGCAGAAGCACCGAAAACGACTACTTGAAGGGATGGACCCCGATCACATCTCCGCCTCCAAGTTAGCTGCTCGAGCCCAGAGCCTCGGGGTAAGGATCGACAGAGGTATCGATATTCCGGTTAGGATTGTTGGCGACTTTGAGACCACCGGAATCGTCTGCGATATCGACGACACCATCATGGTCTCAATGGTGCCTCACAAGCTACTAGCGCTGCGATACATGTTGCTCGACAAGGTCTCTACGCGCCAAGCGGTGCCGGGCATGTCTTACTTCCTAAATCGCTTACAACATCATCTTCATATTCTGGAACCGGCGCATCGGGAGACCGAAAAGCTTCCCCCGCCTTTTCTCTTCCTCTCGAACGGTGCCTGGAACACTATTCCGGTCCTGCGGCACTTCCTGGAGCGCGGCGAATTCCCTCGTTCGACCGTTCTTCTTCGGCCCTGGGGATTCAGCGAGATCGGTTTTCCAACCAGCGGACCGGCTAACAAGCTAAGCCATTTAGAGGACCTGGCTCGAATGTTGCCACAGGTGAAATGGGTGTTAGTCGGCGACAACGGTCAACGTGACCCCGAGATATGCGCAGAGTTCGGAAGGCGTTGGCCAAAGAATCTAGCAGCGGTGGCAATTCGAACCCTGCTTCCTCTGGAACACCTGACATCTCACGGAACAATGAAGGAACTCTCCAGGCTAGATCGGGCGAACTTGCCTGAGGGAGTTCCCCTTATTTTCGGAGAAGATGGCTACCATCTAAACCGATCCGCCAGCTCAATGGAGTTCAACAGAGAACTGATCGCACGGCTACAGGCATAG
- a CDS encoding ABC transporter ATP-binding protein produces the protein MKLRRPGGKRASRTGHGAAQIATSLWPPLDDKGSAEPAVAEVESILPDAEPVPQTFDGPLVKLVDVTRIFPGPPAVQALRNVNLEVEKGEYLAIIGPSGSGKSTMLNTLGLLDRPSSGLYEFDGVDVSGLSDDERADLRGGAIGFVFQSFHLLPTRTVLDNVILSTTYAGFPREEREKRARDALDRVGMGHRLDFYPGTLSGGERQRVALARAVATSPRLLLADEPTGNLDRANSEGVMQLFEELSEDGLTIIMITHDSAVAQSAHRRVQISDGQLSRVA, from the coding sequence GTGAAACTCCGCAGACCTGGGGGGAAACGTGCATCCAGAACAGGGCACGGAGCGGCGCAGATTGCGACAAGTCTCTGGCCACCGCTGGACGACAAAGGATCAGCCGAGCCAGCGGTAGCAGAGGTAGAGTCGATCCTGCCCGATGCGGAGCCTGTTCCTCAGACCTTTGATGGACCTCTGGTAAAACTCGTTGATGTAACTCGGATATTCCCTGGTCCACCTGCCGTTCAAGCGCTTCGCAACGTGAACCTCGAGGTCGAAAAGGGCGAGTATCTGGCGATCATTGGTCCGTCGGGGTCAGGGAAGTCGACGATGTTGAACACCTTGGGGCTGCTTGACCGACCTAGTTCTGGTCTGTATGAGTTTGACGGCGTCGATGTCTCTGGGCTCTCTGATGATGAACGTGCCGATCTGCGGGGAGGGGCCATCGGCTTCGTGTTCCAGTCGTTCCATTTACTTCCAACCCGAACCGTTCTTGACAACGTCATTCTCTCGACCACATACGCCGGATTCCCGAGAGAAGAACGCGAAAAACGAGCACGAGACGCCCTGGACCGCGTTGGGATGGGACACCGTCTCGACTTCTACCCAGGGACACTCTCGGGAGGTGAACGCCAGAGGGTGGCGTTGGCCCGGGCGGTGGCGACCTCTCCCAGACTGCTCCTGGCCGACGAGCCAACCGGTAACCTGGACCGAGCAAACTCCGAGGGCGTCATGCAGTTGTTCGAGGAACTATCGGAAGACGGCCTCACGATCATAATGATCACTCATGATTCCGCAGTGGCTCAGAGCGCCCATCGCAGGGTTCAGATCAGCGACGGTCAGCTTTCGAGGGTCGCCTGA
- a CDS encoding phage holin family protein — protein sequence MGDFISRTIGNMAGVWLASLWVGGVTFVASGEVWQTLLNLFVIAIILAIVNSVIRPVVKVLAFPLYIITLGLFAFVTNGLMFWLAGWLAGQFSLPLHVDGFWPAVWGGLVTAIVAGIIAAGLNAILPGKQNRYDVR from the coding sequence ATGGGAGATTTCATCAGTAGGACCATCGGAAACATGGCGGGCGTCTGGCTAGCATCACTATGGGTTGGCGGCGTCACCTTCGTCGCCTCCGGAGAGGTTTGGCAGACACTCCTCAATCTGTTCGTGATCGCGATTATCTTGGCGATCGTAAACTCGGTCATCCGTCCGGTCGTGAAGGTCCTAGCATTTCCTCTATACATAATTACCCTGGGCCTGTTCGCATTTGTCACGAACGGCTTGATGTTCTGGCTTGCAGGATGGCTCGCGGGTCAGTTCTCCCTCCCCTTACACGTTGACGGCTTTTGGCCGGCCGTGTGGGGCGGTCTAGTTACCGCTATCGTCGCGGGCATCATCGCCGCAGGACTCAACGCAATACTTCCCGGCAAACAGAACCGTTACGACGTACGCTGA
- a CDS encoding alpha/beta hydrolase, with translation MTEYYPLRRVPRSVPRSALWRRLAPLVWPLTKSSLWSLVASGTPRMLAIRSLLDEKADRVGAEAVEKAQRIYFNNPGLDTLTIRSLSRIGKTAMRGAQNAMIRRITLGLDETGEMRKQLPLLPRTGYDSLMVGMLAIGTALGYFRGGPVKSLVWWDSADPDPRKKRALPEGHPYPLARRFAPPQNLGDLAADIDDLYWAEAYGLPIKVTRVGQGENRRWLVSLPGTDHMDLESMPNPADIESNIREELNMASAARMGLVAAVRSAMYADGIESEDMVNERVLIVGHSQGGIIAAALAATEPKKVGFTVDAAITLGAPARRLKIREGVNMLALEHDQDVIPSMDGTSRREADQRVVVKRKLNIPKRNPLFYAHSSSTYTQTLLGAEVRNTVAKWGRASEVFEALQQYLPKPGEQTRVTQHYAWQELVEPQKRSTFDAYVDIRPTDDWKPVSFGDEIEVPEPLVSQPVDLVASTTSLLGLSHQNPEQTEGTGDE, from the coding sequence TTGACCGAGTACTACCCTCTGCGCCGCGTACCTCGAAGTGTTCCCCGGAGTGCGTTGTGGCGCAGACTTGCCCCGTTAGTCTGGCCTCTGACGAAGAGTTCACTCTGGTCGCTGGTCGCATCGGGAACGCCGCGGATGCTTGCGATCAGAAGTCTTCTCGACGAGAAGGCGGACCGGGTCGGCGCGGAGGCGGTTGAGAAAGCTCAGAGAATCTACTTCAATAACCCCGGCCTAGACACTCTCACAATCCGCTCCCTGTCCCGGATTGGGAAGACCGCGATGCGCGGTGCGCAAAACGCGATGATTAGGCGAATCACCCTCGGTCTGGATGAAACCGGGGAAATGCGCAAACAGCTGCCGCTCTTACCTCGCACCGGTTACGACTCACTAATGGTGGGCATGCTGGCGATCGGAACCGCGCTGGGATACTTCCGGGGAGGACCGGTTAAGTCACTAGTTTGGTGGGATAGCGCTGACCCGGATCCCCGTAAGAAAAGAGCACTTCCCGAGGGTCACCCCTATCCGTTGGCGCGCCGATTTGCGCCACCGCAGAATCTTGGTGATCTGGCTGCTGACATTGACGACCTTTACTGGGCAGAGGCATACGGTCTGCCGATAAAGGTGACTCGGGTGGGACAGGGAGAGAACAGACGTTGGTTGGTCTCACTCCCTGGCACCGACCACATGGATCTGGAGTCAATGCCAAATCCCGCGGATATCGAGTCGAACATTCGCGAGGAGCTAAACATGGCATCGGCCGCGAGAATGGGCCTCGTCGCTGCTGTGCGCTCTGCCATGTACGCCGATGGAATCGAATCGGAGGACATGGTGAACGAACGGGTGCTTATAGTTGGCCATTCTCAGGGAGGAATCATCGCGGCTGCGCTCGCTGCGACGGAACCAAAAAAGGTGGGTTTTACTGTTGACGCGGCGATAACCCTTGGTGCCCCCGCTCGGCGACTCAAGATTCGTGAGGGCGTGAATATGCTCGCGCTGGAACACGATCAAGACGTAATCCCGTCCATGGATGGAACCTCCAGACGTGAAGCCGACCAGCGTGTAGTTGTGAAGCGAAAGCTGAATATCCCAAAGAGGAACCCATTGTTCTACGCCCACTCCTCGTCCACCTACACACAGACGTTGCTCGGGGCGGAAGTTCGTAACACCGTTGCCAAGTGGGGGCGCGCATCCGAGGTTTTTGAAGCGTTGCAACAGTATCTGCCAAAGCCCGGGGAGCAGACCAGAGTTACGCAGCACTACGCGTGGCAGGAGTTGGTGGAGCCACAGAAGAGGTCAACGTTCGATGCATACGTTGACATTCGTCCGACCGATGACTGGAAGCCGGTGAGTTTCGGCGACGAGATAGAGGTCCCGGAGCCGCTTGTGTCACAGCCGGTTGATCTGGTGGCGTCAACAACTTCCCTGCTGGGGCTGAGCCACCAGAACCCCGAACAGACGGAGGGAACGGGCGATGAGTGA
- the purB gene encoding adenylosuccinate lyase yields MPSNARRSPRFADQQFWEETHAPALSPLDGRYQAASAPLADWLSEDALNRARLYVEVAWIEFLTDHEVIPGRRPLSDEDRAYLYQLPSDFSRQRRERLAEFEAETRHDVKAVEYLLREHMAAGSSELSSLVELAHFLCTSEDINNLSYALCVREALHQVWLPAATNLMADLSALAASSADAAMLSRTHGQPATPTTMGKELAVFVGRFQTQIGNINATPILGKLNGATGTYSAHVAVLPDVDWQDLSDQFVESLGLEWNPLTTQIEPHDWQVRLYSELEHFNRIAHNLATDCWQYISLGYFKQRSEGSTGSSTMPHKINPIRFENAEANLEMSNAILGALAANLATTRMQRDLTDSSLQRNIGVGFGYSLVALENLRAGLAHLDVDRHLMEEDLAAHPEVLSEAVQQALRLAALTGSESSDEPYALLKNLTRGRQVSIEDIREVIKKAQMSTDLQDRLLKMEPADYIGLARSLVGPDQS; encoded by the coding sequence GTGCCCAGCAATGCCCGCCGTTCACCCCGATTCGCTGACCAGCAATTCTGGGAGGAGACGCACGCACCGGCGCTCTCCCCCCTCGACGGTCGCTACCAGGCAGCCTCCGCGCCGCTAGCGGACTGGTTATCAGAGGATGCCCTCAATCGTGCTCGTCTTTACGTTGAAGTGGCGTGGATTGAGTTCCTCACTGACCACGAAGTTATTCCCGGCCGCAGACCGCTATCTGACGAAGACCGTGCATACCTCTACCAGCTTCCATCGGACTTTAGCCGACAGCGCCGCGAGCGTCTCGCTGAGTTCGAGGCAGAGACACGGCACGACGTGAAGGCCGTTGAGTATCTTCTACGCGAGCACATGGCTGCCGGAAGCTCGGAGCTCTCCAGCCTGGTCGAACTCGCGCACTTTCTCTGTACCTCAGAAGACATCAACAACCTCTCTTATGCCCTGTGCGTCAGGGAAGCCCTACATCAGGTCTGGCTCCCGGCGGCAACTAACCTGATGGCTGATTTGAGCGCTCTGGCGGCCTCCTCTGCCGATGCAGCAATGCTGTCTCGAACCCACGGACAGCCAGCAACCCCTACAACCATGGGTAAAGAGTTGGCCGTTTTCGTCGGTAGATTCCAGACGCAGATTGGCAACATTAATGCGACACCCATTCTGGGAAAGCTCAACGGCGCAACGGGCACTTACTCGGCTCACGTTGCCGTGCTCCCAGACGTCGACTGGCAGGACCTTTCAGATCAGTTCGTCGAGTCTCTCGGTCTTGAGTGGAATCCCCTCACAACACAGATTGAACCGCACGACTGGCAGGTTCGCCTCTACTCGGAACTTGAGCACTTCAACCGAATTGCCCACAACCTAGCGACGGACTGCTGGCAGTACATTTCCCTGGGTTACTTCAAGCAGCGTTCGGAGGGCAGTACCGGATCATCAACTATGCCCCACAAGATCAACCCGATCCGATTCGAGAATGCCGAGGCTAACCTAGAGATGTCCAACGCCATCCTTGGTGCCCTTGCAGCAAATCTGGCGACAACCCGGATGCAGCGCGATCTAACCGATTCTTCGCTGCAACGTAACATCGGAGTCGGATTCGGATACTCCCTGGTTGCCCTTGAAAACCTTCGCGCTGGTCTGGCTCACCTAGATGTGGACCGCCATCTCATGGAAGAGGACTTGGCGGCTCACCCAGAGGTACTGTCCGAGGCGGTCCAGCAAGCGCTAAGGCTCGCGGCCCTTACCGGGAGCGAGTCGTCCGACGAGCCCTACGCTCTCCTAAAGAACCTCACTCGCGGTCGCCAGGTGAGCATCGAAGACATCCGCGAAGTTATCAAGAAGGCCCAGATGTCCACCGATCTGCAGGACAGACTGCTCAAGATGGAACCCGCCGACTACATTGGCCTGGCCCGGAGTCTGGTTGGTCCTGATCAAAGCTAG
- a CDS encoding glycosyltransferase, producing MGRSDGDAGVTRDSDAADRGAPQTTGPQNVAVVIAARDDRSTIAATVRACRAIPRVDLIVVVDDGSDDDTGAVARMAGAAVVRHSVPRGRSSALETGVKVVAMRDRADWPARHILFLDPDLGDSAVEASVLVDAVLSGECDCALGVPEHFDPFQMRGPARSAARKLLVMTGWVSRDPLATNRCLTREALTKVMPFHVGSAVDLAMTMDLLTSGSRVRDFPCAFEHVPNESKPRGSVWQPSRSDAWVVLQTSRIKNIRALRRRLAKQD from the coding sequence GTGGGCAGGTCCGATGGAGATGCTGGCGTCACGCGTGATAGTGACGCAGCGGATCGCGGTGCGCCACAAACTACCGGTCCCCAGAATGTCGCGGTTGTTATTGCCGCGCGTGATGACCGAAGCACCATTGCCGCGACGGTTAGGGCCTGCCGTGCGATCCCTAGGGTGGATTTGATTGTTGTTGTCGATGATGGTTCGGATGATGACACCGGCGCCGTGGCCCGAATGGCAGGAGCCGCAGTGGTCCGCCATTCTGTTCCCAGGGGACGATCATCTGCCCTAGAGACGGGAGTGAAGGTCGTTGCAATGCGCGATCGCGCGGACTGGCCCGCCCGTCATATCCTTTTCCTGGACCCTGATCTTGGTGATTCGGCGGTGGAAGCATCAGTTCTTGTTGATGCAGTTCTCTCCGGTGAATGCGACTGTGCTCTCGGAGTTCCAGAGCACTTTGACCCCTTCCAGATGAGAGGCCCTGCTCGATCCGCCGCCCGGAAGCTACTGGTCATGACCGGCTGGGTTTCTAGAGACCCGCTGGCGACGAACCGCTGCCTTACCCGGGAAGCCCTAACGAAGGTCATGCCGTTCCACGTTGGGTCAGCGGTTGACTTGGCGATGACGATGGACCTGCTTACGTCAGGTTCCAGAGTTCGCGATTTCCCCTGCGCCTTCGAGCACGTACCGAATGAGTCGAAGCCGAGGGGATCCGTGTGGCAACCTAGTCGTTCAGACGCCTGGGTCGTGCTTCAGACAAGTAGGATCAAAAACATTCGCGCATTGAGAAGGCGCCTGGCCAAACAGGACTAG
- the pgm gene encoding phosphoglucomutase (alpha-D-glucose-1,6-bisphosphate-dependent): MHQRAGQQAQPSDLIDVDALLAAYYDTVPDVNTPDQKVVFGTSGHRGTSTNGTFNEAHIVSITAAIVEYRALQGTNGPLFVGADPHALSEPAWRSALEVLSAAGIQTFIDSRRSWTPTPAVSLAILEANGAPDNLRTEGPGLADGIVITPSHNPPTDGGFKYNPPTGGPAQSEATAWIASRANELLAGGWRNIPRNFDSNVTDLPNVEFHDYLSQYVTALDSIIDFEAIRDAGIRIGADPLGGAAVGYWGAIGERYGIDLTVVNSTVDPRWSFMTLDWDGKIRMDCSSPYAMASLLEKMVPDEDGHYPYDIATGNDADSDRHGIVTADGLMNPNHFLAVAIEYLFTHRPGWQESAQIGKTLVSSSLIDRVGASIGREVMEVPVGFKYFVSGLLDSSLGFGGEESAGASFLRKDGTVWTTDKDGIIMCLLAAEILAVTGKTPSQLHREQTSRFGQSWYARIDQVATKAEKARLAELSPEDVLATELAGEAITAKLVRAPGDGAPIGGLKVTTENAWFAARPSGTEDVYKIYAESFISEDHLRLVQEAAKEVVSEALSS; this comes from the coding sequence ATGCACCAGCGAGCTGGGCAGCAGGCGCAGCCCTCAGACCTAATCGACGTCGACGCGTTGCTTGCCGCCTACTACGACACGGTTCCCGACGTGAATACTCCCGACCAGAAGGTGGTTTTCGGTACCTCTGGACACCGGGGTACCTCTACCAACGGCACGTTCAACGAGGCGCATATAGTTTCGATCACAGCTGCGATTGTTGAGTATCGCGCCCTGCAGGGAACCAACGGACCATTGTTTGTTGGCGCCGATCCTCACGCCCTCTCGGAACCGGCTTGGCGAAGTGCGCTCGAAGTGCTCAGTGCCGCAGGAATCCAAACCTTCATTGACTCTCGCCGTTCCTGGACTCCGACCCCTGCAGTCTCACTGGCAATCCTTGAGGCGAACGGGGCTCCCGACAATCTACGGACTGAGGGACCGGGTTTAGCAGATGGGATCGTTATTACTCCCTCTCACAATCCGCCGACTGACGGAGGTTTCAAGTACAACCCCCCAACAGGTGGCCCAGCTCAGTCTGAGGCAACGGCTTGGATCGCGTCGCGCGCCAATGAACTGCTGGCCGGGGGGTGGCGCAACATACCGCGTAACTTCGACTCGAATGTTACGGATCTGCCAAACGTGGAGTTCCACGACTATCTCTCACAGTACGTGACCGCGCTAGATTCAATCATCGATTTCGAGGCGATACGCGACGCTGGGATTCGGATTGGGGCGGACCCCCTTGGCGGCGCGGCAGTGGGCTACTGGGGTGCCATCGGCGAACGCTACGGAATCGACCTCACCGTCGTAAATTCGACCGTAGACCCACGCTGGTCATTCATGACGCTGGACTGGGACGGCAAGATCCGCATGGACTGTTCCTCTCCCTATGCCATGGCGTCCCTGCTCGAAAAGATGGTTCCTGATGAGGACGGGCACTACCCCTATGACATTGCCACCGGCAACGATGCCGACTCCGATCGGCACGGAATTGTCACCGCCGATGGCCTAATGAATCCGAATCACTTCCTCGCAGTCGCAATCGAGTACCTTTTCACCCACCGACCCGGTTGGCAAGAGAGTGCGCAGATCGGCAAAACGCTGGTCTCATCCAGCCTCATTGACCGGGTCGGCGCGTCTATCGGGCGGGAGGTCATGGAGGTTCCGGTCGGATTCAAGTACTTCGTTTCCGGTCTACTGGATTCTTCCCTTGGATTCGGGGGCGAAGAGTCGGCGGGAGCATCTTTCCTCCGTAAGGACGGCACTGTTTGGACCACCGATAAGGACGGCATAATCATGTGTCTGCTGGCCGCCGAGATTCTCGCGGTGACCGGGAAGACTCCCTCGCAACTACACCGGGAGCAGACGAGCCGTTTCGGCCAGTCCTGGTACGCGCGGATCGACCAGGTAGCGACCAAGGCGGAGAAAGCTCGCCTGGCGGAACTATCTCCCGAGGACGTGTTGGCAACCGAGTTGGCTGGCGAGGCAATCACTGCCAAGCTGGTTCGAGCTCCCGGAGACGGCGCACCCATAGGAGGCCTGAAGGTAACAACCGAAAACGCCTGGTTTGCAGCGCGTCCCTCCGGCACTGAAGACGTCTACAAGATCTACGCTGAGTCGTTCATTAGTGAGGACCACTTACGCCTGGTTCAAGAGGCCGCAAAAGAAGTGGTTAGCGAAGCTTTGTCCAGCTAG